CGTGGTAGGCATAGAAGCCTTCGGCCGTCAGGGTCGCCTCCAGGTAGGCCGAGCTGGCACCGCTGGCCCGCAGCCGAGCCAGCGCCACCTCCAGCAGACGGCTGCCCAGGCCACGCCTGGCCACATCGCCACGGATGAACAGCTTGCTGACCTCATTGCCGTCGAGTTCGACGAACCCTTCGATCTGCTCGCCCTCGGCCAGCCACAGCGATCCCTTTTCCACGGCTTCGCGGTAGGTTTCCGGGGAGCGCCCATCGAGCCACATGCGGATCTGCTGATCGCTGTATTCAGAGGTGCACAGGCGCTCTACCGAGTTGCGGTGGGTCTCGAAAATACCGATCAGATCGTCCGTGGTGGCCTGGCGTATCCGTACATTGCTCATTCAGCTGAACTCCACTTTCTTGGGGGCGGGGTGGTAGCGAAACTTGAAATTGATCAGGCTGCCCAGCATCACCAGGGCACTGCCGAGCATCAGGTGCAGGCTCAGGGGCGTTTCCCCCAGCCACACCGACAGGTAGCTGGCGCCGATGGGGTACAGCACGCCGACATAGCCGGCGTTCTCGGCGCCCATGCGCTTGATCAGGTCGATGAACAGCACGAACACCAGCGCCGAGCACACCACCCCCAGGTACAGCAGGATGCCCAGATCGGCCAGGGTGCCCGGCAGTTGCAAGCCATGGCCGCCCAGCAACAGGCTGACGGCGTATAGAGCGCAGGCCCAGCCGGCCGCCACCTTGTTGATGTGCAAAGTGCCGAGCTGGCAGATCTTCTGGATGTGCTCCGAAAGCACCGATCCGATGGCCACCGCCAGGAAGGAAGTCAGGCCCAGGGCCACCCCCGCCAGCGACAGCGGCCGCCCCGGATCGCCAAGCATGAACAGCCCCAGCCCGGCGATGCTCACCAGTGCGCCGAGCAGGTTGTGCAGGGCGACCGGCACATGCAGGAACAGGCGCTTGATGCCGATGATGTAGAAAATCACAAAGGCGCTGAGGCAGGCCATCTGCGCACTGCCCAGGTAAGCGGTGGCCAGATAGGCCAGGCCGATGCCGGCATAGAAGTACACCGCCCCCACCCCGGCCATCAGCAAGTAGGCCTTGCGGGTTACCGGCTGCTGCGGGCCGGCGAACAGCCGTTGCCACAGCCACAGCACCCCGTAGGCAATGAGGAAACGCAGCATCAGCGAAGAGCCGACGTCGCTGTGTTCCACCTGCAGCGAAATGGCGATCCAGTTGGTGGACCAGATCAGCAGGCAGCCGAGGAAAATCAGCACGGCGACCAGTGAACGGGGTTTCTTGTTGTTATCGGGTAAGGCGTTCATGGAGGTTTCTCTAGCTCAAGGCAGCGGTGATCCCGGTCAGCAGCGACTCCAGG
The DNA window shown above is from Pseudomonas protegens CHA0 and carries:
- a CDS encoding GNAT family N-acetyltransferase, with translation MSNVRIRQATTDDLIGIFETHRNSVERLCTSEYSDQQIRMWLDGRSPETYREAVEKGSLWLAEGEQIEGFVELDGNEVSKLFIRGDVARRGLGSRLLEVALARLRASGASSAYLEATLTAEGFYAYHGFQKIGEGTFSRGNSPVSIEIIKMERPL
- a CDS encoding DMT family transporter, translated to MNALPDNNKKPRSLVAVLIFLGCLLIWSTNWIAISLQVEHSDVGSSLMLRFLIAYGVLWLWQRLFAGPQQPVTRKAYLLMAGVGAVYFYAGIGLAYLATAYLGSAQMACLSAFVIFYIIGIKRLFLHVPVALHNLLGALVSIAGLGLFMLGDPGRPLSLAGVALGLTSFLAVAIGSVLSEHIQKICQLGTLHINKVAAGWACALYAVSLLLGGHGLQLPGTLADLGILLYLGVVCSALVFVLFIDLIKRMGAENAGYVGVLYPIGASYLSVWLGETPLSLHLMLGSALVMLGSLINFKFRYHPAPKKVEFS